One bacterium genomic window, CGCGGCACGGAGTGCCCCTCCCACATTGGATGAATTCTTGTCCATCATCTCTTCAATTTCATCCCCAACGTCAGTGGCCAGGTTCGGCGACGTTAGGAGCCGTAGCCTGCGCCGCTTGGTTCTGCCTGTCGTTCCATTCATGCATTTGTTTTAAGCCTCGGAAGAACATGGCCGATTCGCAAAGGTGCGGCATAGCAGAACCGCATGCAAATCCGAAGAACATCCAGAGCAGGATGGCTTGTACTTTATAAACGATGCCTGTCCGCCGCCACAACCAGTGAACGGCAATAATGAGGGTTCGGGGCCTATTGTTTCTTCGTCCATTTGGCGATGTCGCCCAACGCCGCCTCGGCTTCCTGTTGATTGGATATTCCCCCAACAGACACCCATACGCCTCTCGGATCCAAAGTCTCGAACAGAAGGGGCAAATCTTTGGCCGGCAAACCGAGACACAATGCCTTCTTCTTGCTCTGAATGCGTTGATATACATCAATCGAGTCGACCCAGTAGTCGTGCCCCGCCCCGGGAACCCATTGAATCGCATCAATCTCCTGTATCTCGAGCAAGCGATCAAGATAGCGCAGCGCCTGAGGACCATCGAGATGGTAGATGCACCGATCCATGTGCCGGCATTCCCGGATGATCCCTGGAACGAAAAGCTCCTCAAAGGATTCGCTGGAGATCATGCAGGAGAAGTCATTAGACGGAACGTGGAACTTCCCCTTGCAGGTTGCGGGAAGCCAGGTCGTACTCGGCATGCCTGCGGCGGAAAGGACCTGGTGGAAATGGTCGTAAACCGCCAGAAATTCCGTCGTAATTCTGTCGCAGAGTCTCCTGATCTCCTCCGGATGTTCGAGGGTGTCGAGCAGCAACTCCTGCGGGTCGCGAAACGCGGCAATCGCATCGCCGCCACCGTGCAAATCGGTGTAGCCAACGATAAACTTCCCCTTGCCTGTCTCGATCAGCGCTTCGGTCATTTCCGTGATTTTGCGGAAGTAGAAGGAAGTCCTGTCCAGACGCAACCTCTCAACGGATTCATCGGACCAGTCGGCAAGGACAGGCTTGCTCCAGGCCGTATTCTCTCCGTACTCCATCTCGCAACCGTAGAACGCCGAGAAGACTTCAGGCCCCAGATTGGGCCATGTGATTGGAAGGCTGTCTGCGAAATGCACCGTATTCCGGAGGCGGGCGTAAGCCTGAGCCGCAATGTGCTCGGAGTCCATCCATCTGTCACGCAGGGATGCATGTTTCCTCTGTGGAACTGGCTTGCGAGCGGCCTCCGGCACGGGAAAAGTCATCGATACAAGCGGACGGTCCAGGACGGCACAATCCCACCACGCTTCGTAGCGATCGAGCACATTGTCGAAATCAGGTTTTAGTTCAAACATAGATTATTTTTTTGTTTTATTTTGTTCATCCTGTCCAAAATCTTTTATTTCGTCTGCCAACGGCGCAAATCAGGCTGAGCCGCGTTCAGCGGCGATAGCCTGAATTTGTTTGTTCGCCTATAATTTCATTGAGTCCTTCGACAATTTGGCTCATCTCTTCATCCGAAACATGTCCCATGCGTTTACCCAGTCGTTCAACGGAAAGCGTTCGGATCTGACTGATTTTCACCCATGTCGGCTTGGGGAGGGAAACGCTCGTGATTTCCATGGTGAGAGGGAATCCGGCCTTTTGGGGTTGGCTTGTTAGGGCCATGGCAATTACGGTTCCAGATCGATCATTAAAGATCTCCGGGCTAAGAATGAGGGCCGGGCGAAGCCCGGCCTGTTCATGCCCCTTCACCGGGTTCAGGTCAGCCCAGACGATGTCGCCCCTCAATATTCTGGCCATGACGCGACCTCCTTGGACATTCCTTCCTCCGCGAAGGCCTGTTCCGCCTTGGGATCAAGTTTTGCGCACTCAGTCGCAAGACGGTTGACGGAGAGACGCGTAACCTTTTCCTTTACCGCCTCCTGAATGGCGCGGCTCCGATTGGGAAAAATATGCCTCCTCACCAAGCGGTCTAGCTCAACAAGGATGTCCTCTTCCAACGAAATAGCGATTTTTGCAACAGCCATAATTGCCTCCTATTTATTACGGTATGACTATACTTCATACCTCCGTTTCCGGCAATCATTTTCGATTTGGCGAACGCGGCCAATCTTGCGCGGCGTACTCGCCGTCGTGAGGATTGGCTTGTTCGATGGTCATTTCTCTTTTTTGTTTGATTCCCAAAAACTGCGAGGATTCAGAATTCGAGCACCCTTGTATTCAGTGATGACCAGCAAATCTTTGTCTCCTGTGACTATGGCATCTGCATTCCCAGGATAAACCAACCCAAGAATCATCAGGTCATCGGGATCCCTGCAAATCCCCTTATCAACATGTTCCGGCTCGACGATTTCGGCGCCATGACGAAGCACTCTCACATATTCAGCAACAATAGCGGCCGGAACCTTGAGCTTGAATCTCAGCTTCTCTTCAATTTCCTTCAAAATTCCTTCACACAAAACGATGCGATGATGCTCAAGGCAAAGTTCCATGATTGCCTCACACAGGCCGCGAGAAGCGGCGCCGGCGATGGCAACATTGGCATCAATAATGACTCTCATGACAAGGCCTTGAAGATGTCGTCATCCGTCAGAAGTCCTTGGGCTTCGGCAAAGGGGAGAATTCTTTTGCGAACTGATCGGAATTTTTCGACGGCGATATAGCGCCTAAGGGACTCTCGCACAATGTCACTTACGGCCTTGTGCTCCTCCCGACTGATTTCATCTAGATCGCTTTTCAGCAACTCTGGCAAACGAATGGTGAGTGTTGTCATATCTATTTCTCTCCTGTAATACAATGTAGTGCATCACTCTTTGTTTGTCAATTTAATTGCATCGAACGCCGAAAGTCAGGTTCCGAGCGGGACGCGAGGTAACCTGGACTTTCTGGTTCGCAACTATTTCAATGCCCTTTGTATCCGCAAGGGATCTTGACGCAAATCCAGCACACGCCACACAATGACATCATGGCTTCTATTGATCTGGTAATAAACGGCATAGGGGAAACGCTTTGAGAGAAGGCGGTAATAGCCAAACACCTTGGGGTGAATTCCTGCATATAGAGCAAGGGCATCAATGTCGGAAGCTAAGGAATCTAAAAAATACTCGCTCAGTCCCTCGCCTTGCCGCGAATAGAAGATTCTTCCACGATCAAGGTCTTCGGACGCGGAAGCAAGTATCTTGATACTCATCGAATGCGTTTCCGGAGGTCCCGTTTCGCCTGTTCCCAGTCAAGAATCGGTTCTGCCCCGTTTTTGACCCTGCGCGCTGTTTTAGCCAAAACCTCCTTGTGCCACGCCGGAGACTCAGTCAAAACTTCATCTTGGGTTAGATCAACCCAGATCGCCTCCATCACGCGAAGTTTTTCTGGTCTTGATAAACGGTCAATTGCCAAGGTAGTTGTCATGTTTTTAATATTAATAGGAAGTTATCTGTATTTCAAATCAACTTTCAGATCATTTTCCTGATGCGAACGTGACTCTTGACCCGCGGCGAGCGTGCGAGCCGTCGTGGTCCAAAAGCTGGTTCGCTTCATCATATTTCTTCAGGACCAAGACGATCTTTCCATGAATCAGGGTGGCGATGGAGATTTTGGATAGCCACGACAAGGATGACCGACTCGCGAATCTGATAAATGACACCGTACGGAAAGCGTCTTGTCCGACACCGACGACTGCGCGCCGAAAGTAATGTCCAAGCATCAGGAAATTCCACGATGCAATTGAGGGTGTGGCTGATTTCCGCAGCAAATTCAAAGCCAAGCCCTTCAGCCTGCGTGTTATAATAACTTATAGCGTCAAAAAACTCTCGGTCGGCGGTTTGAAGAAACTCCACCGTCATGGGCGCAAACCTTCAACGCGCGCAAATATTTCCCGTGCAGAGGTGGATGCAATGCGCCCGGCATCGTAGGCATCAATCCGGTCCTCTGCCTCTCGCCCCCACTCAGCATCATTTGCCTGACGTGATGGAAAGCTGAAACTTGCAAATATCTGCTCAATTAACTCCGCACGCTCCAACGGCGAGAGGTGGAGTGCTTCCTCAAGGACTTGTGTTGCCTGGGCGGTCATGTATATATCTCCCTCAAATTCCTCACGATCATATCACATTGCCTTGAATTCCATCAATCTGTCTTCATTATTAATTCATTCAGCATGCGAACGCTCAAACTGTGCCGCCGGAGCGTTTAGCGACGGTAGGCACGAGTGGGTTGTTGGGGTTGTCCTCGTTTTGATCATCCTGAGTTCCCCCAATGTGGGAGGCGCGCTCCGCGCGGCGATTCTTGTCCCGTTCAGATCCTCCCGGGACCTGTCGCGGCACGGAGTGCCCCTCCCACATTGAATTAATTCCTATCCATCATTTTTTTAATCTCATGCCCCAACGTTCACACTGTGCCGCCGGAGCGTTTAGCGACGGTAGGCACGAGTGTGTTGTTGGCCGGATTCTATAATTCATCTCCGGGAAGCGGAGTTCTTTGGGGCACTCGATCAAGCACGCGCTTGAAGGCCCCTTTGTGCGCACGTTTGGCACGATCTTCAAGATAGGTTTCGGTGGTGAGAGCGGATATCTTCTCAGAAACAGCTGAGGTAATGAACAGGTTGATGGACACTCCATCCTGTTTGGCGATAGCCTTAATATGGCGGTGAACGGAATCCGGAAGCCGCAAGTTTAATGAACTCATTTTAGTTCTCCCAAATAGTCGGAGGGCTTGACGATTCGCACCCCGAAGCTTATAGCCAACTTAAAGTCTTTCACATTGTGCGTCACAATATCCACGCTGCCAGCAGCCACAGCCAATTCCAGAATGTGGTCATCCTTTGGATCGGAAAGTTGCGGGCGCCAAAGAAAATGAATTTTCCTGAATTCCGCCCGGCTACAGAGACCGTCCAGGACATCTTCAACATCCTGGACGGACAGTCCTAGCGAACGATGGCCCCGCTTCAAAACCTCTTCATATTCAAACAACAGCGTCGTTGACAGCAGGGGTGTGACCTGGCCCCTCTCAATCATGCGTAGAATCTGATAAGACGCACCTGTCGCCGAGTAAAGCCCAGCATACAGGACATTCGTGTCAATGACCGCCCTGTGTTGATTCATAAATGAACGATACTGAATACAGTATCGCTTATCAAATCTTTTCTTGGCC contains:
- a CDS encoding addiction module protein encodes the protein MTAQATQVLEEALHLSPLERAELIEQIFASFSFPSRQANDAEWGREAEDRIDAYDAGRIASTSAREIFARVEGLRP
- a CDS encoding type II toxin-antitoxin system PemK/MazF family toxin, with the translated sequence MARILRGDIVWADLNPVKGHEQAGLRPALILSPEIFNDRSGTVIAMALTSQPQKAGFPLTMEITSVSLPKPTWVKISQIRTLSVERLGKRMGHVSDEEMSQIVEGLNEIIGEQTNSGYRR
- a CDS encoding ribbon-helix-helix domain-containing protein; the protein is MAVAKIAISLEEDILVELDRLVRRHIFPNRSRAIQEAVKEKVTRLSVNRLATECAKLDPKAEQAFAEEGMSKEVASWPEY
- a CDS encoding toxin-antitoxin system HicB family antitoxin; amino-acid sequence: MSSLNLRLPDSVHRHIKAIAKQDGVSINLFITSAVSEKISALTTETYLEDRAKRAHKGAFKRVLDRVPQRTPLPGDEL
- a CDS encoding type II toxin-antitoxin system RelE/ParE family toxin — translated: MTVEFLQTADREFFDAISYYNTQAEGLGFEFAAEISHTLNCIVEFPDAWTLLSARSRRCRTRRFPYGVIYQIRESVILVVAIQNLHRHPDSWKDRLGPEEI
- a CDS encoding addiction module protein, with product MTTTLAIDRLSRPEKLRVMEAIWVDLTQDEVLTESPAWHKEVLAKTARRVKNGAEPILDWEQAKRDLRKRIR
- a CDS encoding ribbon-helix-helix protein, CopG family; the protein is MTTLTIRLPELLKSDLDEISREEHKAVSDIVRESLRRYIAVEKFRSVRKRILPFAEAQGLLTDDDIFKALS
- a CDS encoding putative toxin-antitoxin system toxin component, PIN family yields the protein MNEVANQLLESDGSHARRASKVTLAKKRFDKRYCIQYRSFMNQHRAVIDTNVLYAGLYSATGASYQILRMIERGQVTPLLSTTLLFEYEEVLKRGHRSLGLSVQDVEDVLDGLCSRAEFRKIHFLWRPQLSDPKDDHILELAVAAGSVDIVTHNVKDFKLAISFGVRIVKPSDYLGELK
- a CDS encoding putative toxin-antitoxin system toxin component, PIN family, yielding MRVIIDANVAIAGAASRGLCEAIMELCLEHHRIVLCEGILKEIEEKLRFKLKVPAAIVAEYVRVLRHGAEIVEPEHVDKGICRDPDDLMILGLVYPGNADAIVTGDKDLLVITEYKGARILNPRSFWESNKKEK
- a CDS encoding type II toxin-antitoxin system RelE/ParE family toxin translates to MSIKILASASEDLDRGRIFYSRQGEGLSEYFLDSLASDIDALALYAGIHPKVFGYYRLLSKRFPYAVYYQINRSHDVIVWRVLDLRQDPLRIQRALK